The stretch of DNA AAATGCCAACAATAAGTCATGACCAAAATGGGGACTGTTGCTTGGGGCTCAAATCATGCGGATCCTAAATTCCTTTTGAGTAGGCTTTTCGgctaatggatttcttagccaTGGTCATATAACAAGACATATTGTGCACAAATAGCTTTTCTTATTCTAGTTTTTTTTCCCTAGAGCAGCTGAATAGCCCTGTGGATGTAGAGGCTCAATGGAAAACTCAAAGCCTATTCACAATGCATGTTACCTCTTTAAAACTACAGCTAAGCCGCAGAAAAGCGCATAAGCAAAAGAACACAAACAAGTGGATGTGCATTTTGAACTACAAATTTTATGAGCCGATGGCTTTATAAGATCAACTAGGTTCAGTAAAACAGATTAAGAAAACTTTCTATTAGGGTAAATAGGAATAATATCACATTGTCTACCCACGTggggtgttagtcctatgtaccatATATACCCATGAGGCCCAGTGCAATATAAATGAATATTCCACCAATTCTATTCTCCTACACGGTATCATGAATCTAGGTTTAGATcctaaccctagccgccgcTACATCGGGCCTTCTCACAACGCCGCTCCACCTCGTTGCCTCTCCATGCTTGCCGTGGAGGACACTGGACGTTGGCCCATCCCGTGCCACCGTGGTGGAGGCCCGGGCCAAGTCGACTCCAACACCGAGCTGCCCTGGCGGCGGCTGACTAATCTGCGCCATCCTCGAAGATATATACAACCACTGTAGCACTGGTGACAAAATGGTTGATCAAATCAAATCATATAAAGTGGTTCCTTCAGTACCTTTAAACACAAAAGCAAAGTCGGTTTCAACCGTTTGTTCTTTCTAATATTTGCAATTATTTCAGTCTAGAGATGTGTTCAGTAATGTGCTATAGAAGAAGGTTGTTTGGTTGGGAATGCGAAGAGAATTATATGGTTTGAAGTGTGCGATTTCTGATGCTTACTGGTTGGCTTCTACCTGAACTAGAGTAGCAATGCTTGGAGTTGGAACTCATGCCTACATCAAGGTACCTCCGATCGCATCTGACTCTGTCTGCTGCGAGCACATCATAGATTGTGATGTGAATGCCACATGACTGACATTGCTAGTGGATAAAGACGAGGTTCCTCAAAGTCTATTTTGACAATGCAACATGACTGAAATTGCTAGTGGATAAAGACAAGGTTCCTCAAAGTCTATTTTGACATCATTTTGTTACAATAAAGTAGATATGTAAACGGAGTTTGGAATTTGTTTTCCGAAACAGCATCATTAACTTGAGCACAAGTAATGGTACCTTTAGACGGTGAAGGCAGATAGCACACCATTTGGCATGATGGCATCCAATGATCCAATCCACTCATGCCTGCAGGCAATCTGATCCACCGAATGCCAGTTTGATTCTTTGTTATCTAAATGTAGCAGTGTAATTCTCTCCTTTTCTTCAGAAGCACTTACGAACAGTTACGAAGGGATGGCAGCAGTGTAAAACACAACACTACTCTGCGCACTGCGCTGCCGTCGTCTTCTTGATTCCAACCTCCAGCATCACCTCGCCCCTGTCCATTGTCACGTCAGCCTGCCAATTCCCATCTACTAAATACAAATTCCTGATAGTCACATACTTACCAGCGTCGTGATTGCTGGGGGTCAAGAGCCATCAGTTTCCGCACAATCACTACAGCAAGCTCAACATCTCCGTGGAGGCACCGCGCGTGGAGCGAGCGCCCCCGCGGCAGTGGCCGAGCCCGGGGCGGGAGAGGACGCAAAAGTGCGCGTGGGCCAGGCATAGGGAAGGCGCTGGTGgcgccgtggcggcggcggagcaTTGGGGATCGGCGGAGGGCAGAGGAGGAGCGCGTGCAACTGGAAGAGGTGGCTCGAGAATCGGAAGTGCTTCTGAAGCAGGCGCTCGAGAATCGGAAGGGGAGGCGTGCGGCCGCATCGACGCACGGGGCGCCCCGAGAAACCTCGCCGCcgctgtcgccgccgccgccgttgtgATTTTCCGTGCCGCGAGTGCAAGCGCACGGCTCCGCCAGCGATCCGTCCTCCGTGGGCCATAAAAACTCTATTGTGGATTGAACTCAAGAACGGTCCAAAGATGCAGGATTTCGGCCCGGATAATATTAACCTGTTCTTGTGCTCCCAAGGTCcgcaaatatttttttattctgCTAGAAACATTTTCCCTCTCTTTGCTGAAATTTTTTCGTTTCTAGAAGTACTAGAAAAAAACAGTTGTCCTCCTATAATGTGATTAATAAGAAAATTATCGTAtactcttataaagataaacccTGCTAGATAatttctttcttcatagaaggtGTCCACATTATTTTCCATTAAGTATCCCACTAAATATTATATCTCTTCatacaaggtgtccacatcattccccactaagtccatATCATCcctattaattacaaaaaaatatTCATCTCATCTCTATCATGTGAATGTGAGGTATTTAACCTATTAAGATACaagtcatttatatatgctatttgtttcatcacttATTCCTCTATTATATAAATattctattagcttagcaacTTTTTTTTACCAAATCTGATACAATAAAACAatatgcaagtcaaattcatacacttatatatatagaaaatcaTATGATAATGGCATGTatataacatatttatttttaagaaaatctcGCGACAATGCACGGGGTATACTCCTAATTCTCATGATTAAAAATAACATGAGATGGAATAGTAAAAATAGACTATGAGGAGAAACATATTTATCAATAAAGAAAAGTATAGAAATGTCCTTTTTGCGCTACATACATAGCAAAATTAATGTATCAAAAAAGTTAAAACAacctataatttggaacgaaggAAGTACATGATAACCTCTTTCATGGGATATCTCAAAGGTAAAAAGTGACGAAAAATCTCATTTCAAGATTTCTATTCATTTCAAAAACTAAATCCCGCATTTAAGAAGCATCAATTTAAGCAATAGCTATATTGGGCTTTAGAAATGAAAAGCAAATTAAAACATCTCACAAGTTCTTGCAGCCTGTGAGGCTGCGGCTGAGGACCAGGTTCCCAAGAAAAAAGAGGCCCAATGTCAATGACATCAGGTGTTGCAAAATGCAAGACAAGGACGAAGAACATCTATTCTATTTTCACTCTTTTCAATTGTCATCATTGTCTGAATGATGCTACATGTGCAACATGACTTGTAAACTATATAGCGGACCGTTTCGAGCCAATATATGAAATCAAATGGGGAACGCCTCCCCCAACATCACTaggtgtttttttatttttcaaggTAGGCAAAGGCAACCGCCTCCGTCAAAAGGTCATGGTTAATCCATGAACTACCGAGACGATTACTTTGCCCGAGGCGGTTGCCTTTGCTCGCCTCCGTAAAttagattaaaaataataaaaaaaagcaGCTGAGTCCATAGACTCGACGTCGAGCCTAGCCACGCCACCGTCATCCTGGTTCCGCACCATCAGATCTAGACCCGTCGTCGCTCGCTATGCCGCACGTAGGAGCAGGGACGCAGGCCGCCACCGTCACTAGGTCTGGGCATGACCGACCTCCTCTTTGCAGAATCTGCGTCTGTTGTGGCCGGATATGCGTCAGTGGAGCTCGATCCATGCTGGGAGAGGTCGATCCGCGTCGGAGGACCTCGATCTTGTCGTTGCCGCCAccgctcgaaggaggagctcgtCGCGTGAAGGAggagctcgaaggagaggcTGCCCCGCCAAACCCATGCGCGAGGATACCACCACCACCGAGCCCATGTGCGACGTCTCTGCTGGTGCCACGCCCACGCGTGAGGCCTCCGCCATCGTCATGGCCGTGCACGAGGTCTCCTCCGCTGCCGCCACCCCCACGCGAGGCCTCCGTTGCCGTCATGCTGGGAAAGGGAGGGAGGGCGGGTGCGCCGCGAAGGGAGAGGAAGTGAGGGTGTAGCGGCATCAACCTAAGGAAGGGAGAGCGGGTGTGTCGCGCCGCCTGGGGAGGGAGAGGgctgagagagaggagagagagagagtggatGAGGGAGAATGAAACTCTAACTCCAGTATATATACAATGAATGTGATATCGAGCTGAGATGGGCTGCCTGCTGGACCAGTATTTTTCAAGGCGGGCTTTATATTGTGCCCACCTCCGTTAATGGGTTTATGAAGGCGGTTGCCTTAAAATGCCCACCTTGATTAAGtttgattaaccaagacacGTGCAGCATGTTGTCTACGTCGGTTAATGATTAACTGAGACGGTTGCTAGGGCAGCTGCCCCGCCACCGCAACCAACCCGTTTGCCTCCGAGCCCAAAAGGCAAATGCCTTGGTTAAGTTTTATTGTAGTAGTGTATGCATCACTCAAGCTGATAAATATTTGTCTATATGTGAACTGGCTCTAGGATAAATATCTGTCTCATGAAAGTTCTAACTTCAGTCTCTCTTTAAAGAAAGAAAAGACATCATAGTATCAGACCACAATTATTGTAAGCACACCTGAAAAATATATATTCTTCTGAACGGTAAACGAAAGGCAGTCATTCATTGAACTCGAAGAACTGGCATTAAACTCGAAGAACTGGGCCAGTCGGCAAGCACCATTTTTTTTACCTTCTGCATTTTGTGCTAGTTAGATTAAAAATATAGATGTGTATGGTTGGATATAACAAAAACATAATCCTAGAGAAAATTTGatatggtggtggtggggggtATCGTATCAAAAGGCGAGGCCCGCGGCCCATCTATTACCGAACCAAGTATATAACACAGAGAGAAAAAACACAATCAAAGGAGAAAAGGCTTCCACCATATTTCATTAAAAAAGTGATTCTTACTTGAGGGATGTTGCCGGAAAGCTCTAACCAATTGAGCTAGAGTCCTTTGGCTATAGCACAGAGAATAAAAGGTGAGACCGTGAGAGGGCTTTAGGATGAAGCTAGAATCAAACATATGCAAAGACTTAAAGGAAGGGAGATGTTGGCTAATGATTTGCGTTGAGGTTTGAAGGAAAGAATTGATGCCTGTATACCGGCTTGAGGCAAGAATTAACCTCTTCGATCAATCTTATTTGAGAAACAACATGCGCATATGCTGTTGTGTAGTCCATACATGCATTAAATATATCAAAGGACCGGAGTCCCCAACCATATGCATGCATCGTCCTACGTTAGTCTAGCTCCAAGCTCCATACATATATACCCACACAGAAGATAGATGGCGGCGGCATGGGACTCCGCTACTCCGGTGACTGCTGATCAGACGACGGTGAACATCACCACCGACCACGTCGGCGATGAAGCTGCAGACGCATCATCAGGGACGATTATTGATAAAGTCcaagaggagttgaagaggGCAGCAGACAAGGTTGAGGCTGAATTCTCCAAGAATGAGGCCAAGATGCACAGGTATCCTCCAAGTTTCCGAGGCTTGATGAGCAAAGACGACCGCTACTTCGTCCCGCGCTGCGTGGCCATCGGCCCTTACCACCACCGGGCGGCGGCGTACCTCCATCAGGCGGAGGAGATGAAGCGCGCCGCCGCCTACTACTTCATCTGTGAGCGTCAGTCCTCGGGTCACTCCGCTGAGGTGATCTACGCGAGGATCCTCTCCGTGGCCGGCGATGCCCGGAGCTGCTATGACGACGACGCCGTGCTGGCAGGTATAATTCCCCAAGCTGACTTTGCCACCATGATGTTCCAGGATGCTTGTTTCTTGCTGCAGTACATCATGCACGCGAATGGCGTTGCTAGTCAGCTTCCGGAATCCTTGAGGCGTTGGTTCGTTGCCAATGAGGACAGCATCCAAAGGGACATCTTCCTGCTGGAGAACCAGGTCCCATGGCTAGTGCTTGACACTCTCATGTCCTTCATGCCCGCGCAGCATGTGGATCTAGGCAAGTTCGTCTCTGATGTAGCCAGCCGCTTTAACGCGGATATGGTACAACCCGCGGCATGTACCCACCCTGATCGGACGGCCAGGACTGAGAAGTAGCGTGGAGATTGGGAAAAGGAAGCATGCTGAAGTGGAAAGAATGGGTACCTGTTTAAGTTAACAAGTACAGCTTGGATCTGACGTGGAAGAGAGAGATGAATTGGATGTATGGAGTTTGGTTGGCCCGGCAGGGAGGTAGTTGGCGTAGTGAATGCGGGGCTCCTTCCGGTGTACGGAAGAGGAATGCTAGGCAGTAGGCACCGTCCCATTCCCGGCCGAATGTCCAAGCTCCGCGTGCTCGCCGCCGTCCATTGCTCCCGCGTCCGTCTCGCCCACGGCGACGTCGTCGTGTTCGTGTTCGTGTTCGTGCTCGTGCCTGCTGGCGTCATGTCCCTGTGCTCTACTACGCGCTCATGTCCGATCCCCACGGCCATCGCGTGCACCAACGGCAAGCTATCAGTGTCGCTCTGAATATGgtagccaaaaatattattttcttttagaaaaatcagccaacaatactTTATGTTATAACTTATGAGTCAAATAAGTAAGACGATTTGTCCGAGCGGCAAGCTATCATCGAAATCACATGCTCATATGGTCCTAGAGCCATTGTGTTTTTTAACATGGTTCAAAGAACGAGCtttcttttaggccttgtttaggagaaaatttttggttttggctactgtaacactttcgtttgtatttggtaattattatccaatcatggattaattaggcttaaaaaatttatctcgcaaattacagataaattgtgcaattagttatttcttttatctatatttaaggcCCTATTTGGTTTGCCCCGTTAAAGTTTACTACCCGTCACAACGAATGTTTGGACAaatacattgaataatgaatatagattatttacaaaactaaaaacacagctggagagtaatttgagagacgaatcttttaagcctaattaatccataattggatactaattgtcaaataagacgaaactgctacagtacttattaaactttaacaccccaaACTAAACACCCCATAATACTTCAAGTATAcgcctaaagattcgatgtgatgaggagcctttaaattttttgaaaactaaacaaggccttacttccaTGCATGTTCCTAATTATGATAGTTTATTCGTGTTTAGGTCAAAATTTATGTGTAACAATCGATTTGCATAATAATTATGATAATCCATGCACTGGCTCCGTAGAATTTCGACCCTCCAATTTCTGTACACCGAGTAATAGTTGATAGCTCATCTCCATGCCGCTTACACCGAGTAATAGTTGATAGCTCATCTCCATGCCGCTTGGTAGCATTAAGGCGCATGACAGCAGAACACGAGGAGAATATGGCAAGATTTAGGTGGTGTTTGGTTagggttgttaaagtttaacaggtattgtagtattttcgttttatttgacaattaatgtccaatcatggactaattagactcaaaagattcgcctcgcaaattattctctagacatgtttttagtttcacaaatagtctatatttagtacttcatgcatgtgtacaAACATTCGATGTAACAGATGGTAAACTTTACCGCCATAATCGGCCCTTAATTGTTACATACTGCAGTATGCAATTCGTTCAAATAATTCAACAGTTTTACATGCACTTACTGCTAGAGTGCCAGGAAAATCTCTAGCATGATTTCATAAATCAACCGCAGGGCAGCTACATCAGAGCTTGATGGAAAGGGAAAAAAGGACCATACTGTAACAACAACAGCCCtattcttgtttccttgcagaaCAGCAGCAAAAGACACAGAAAATCTATATTTGAGCATTAGATAACAGCAAGAAGAACACATGCGTGATGGATCCCTACAGGAGACAACATAGTTTATCACCGGTTGTTCCATCTAGGAAGAGGACGATGACAACTGTGATGTTATCGGAGTTTCTCCTTTGGGAAGCTTCTTCCATAAAGCTTGTTTGCTACTTCCTGGGGGTCCTGAATAGGCTTGACCATGGCAACAGCTTCCAGGAAAAATACATTACATCAGGTAGAGTGATAGACAGATCAATTGCATCGAAGGAAATATTTAATAACATCTGTAGGTACCTCATTAGTGACAACATCCCAGAGTCCATCACTAGCAACGGTGAGGAATTCAAGGGAGCTGTCAACCACCTCATGATTGTAACAACAAAAGTAATTTTCAGATGGCTAAACTGGGGGACTTGCTTATGATAGAATCTCTATTTTTTTTGTTACAAAGGCAGCATACTTCCTCACACTTGGAGAACTATCTAGGTAATCCATAAGAAAACAGAAGTACGCGACGAACCCTGATTTCAGGGTCAGTGACAACGTACTGCTTCAAGAGTTTATCACCAAATGcccaagagacaggaagaacacCACCCACTCGCCATGTCCCTACAAAATTCGAATAATCAAACAGTAGAAATAAAAGTAATGGCACATATTAAGATAGATGGTTCCTTTTTCAAAGAAGGATTCAGAGGAATCACTACCAGCCCATTTAACAAAGCCCCCTGCATCCTCAATTCTGTCTCTCATCTATCTGATCAGGTTGGTGATCCCTTGAAATAGCAATCGCTGCAGATCAATATGgggaaaaattataaaattataGGGTATATGTGCAATGCCATTAGCTTGGAATCCTGGTATTCAGTTTACCGATTCATCATGGGGAAGTACTCGTCCTCCTTGATAAATAATTTGAAAGCTTCTGATACATTTGCAACAAGCTTCAGATGCAACAGCATACAATAAGTTGAAAGCTTCTGATACAAGTTAAAGTATGAGAACAGACACTACGATATGGCACGTTACCGATGATAAACTTACCCTGTCCTCCTAGCAATAACGGCTCTAGGATCTCCAACATTTGCAACAAGCAAACGATCACCTACAATAATAGCTGTTGAGGCGGTTGTGACAACATCTCGAGTTTGACCGAAATTCTGAATCTGTGAGGTTATAAGTTTCAGCTGCAACAAAATAAATAGAAGGATATAAAGATCGCCATATCTCAGTGTACAAGTCGAAAGTCCACTATAGTTAATATGAACATACCAATAGCAGCCTTGGTATCAGTGATTAACTTTGGGTGTTTGACTAAATTGCTGAAAAGATGCTGcttcacaatttcacatactcAGCTGCTCTAACTCCTCCATGACCTACAGAAACAGAAAACCATGCTGACCTTACAACTCTAAATATTAACATCATCATACAGTGCTGGAATTAGGAAAAACCAAAGGAATTGATATCACTTGAGATTTCTAGGAAAATACATACTACCATCATATACATTGAACGTCCGAACATTCCAATTTTCTCTCTGTAAACGTCGTCTGTCCTTCCCTCATAGAAGTCGTCCATCGATGCTCTTTTCCCAGAACTCACAACTCCATAACTGAACCGCCCATTTTCACTATTACTGCAAGAGGAAATGTTATGTCAAGCAAGCACGAATTCGGACTTATGTGACTTTGCACTCTATTACATATGAGGGAGAAGTTCAGTGCAAGGAATTTCCTATGACATTAGTAATAAACTGATTGAGCTGATAGGAAGTTAAGGTGCTTTACAatccgaattttttttttaaaaaaacaacatCTAACTTCCATCAAGTTCATCAGATTAACATAAACATAAGCTTCACAAGATTGGCCATGAGAAGAGGCAGAAGAGTCCCAGGACAGGCACTAACCCGCTATCGTTCCACCCTCATCATATCAAAATGATCGAACCACAAGTCAGTAAGAATCGTGCAGATCCAATTGAAAGCCTGGGCCAGTGTCGCTCAAGTCCATGGCCTAATAATCCCGGTGTCCTAAATCCACAGCCACAGCAAGCCAAACAAGCAGAGGAGGGAGGGCGGTATAATAATATCCCCGATGCCATGGATCTCTGCCCTAAGGCGCCATAGCCTCCTAAAAAGGTAGCCTCTAGTTCCCCATGGTGAAGTCAACCAGATGGATGGGGACGAAGGTGAAACCAGAAGGAGCGGGAGGGGATGATGAGGGAAAAAAAACTGAGGTGGGCGGTGTCCGCCGACGTGTCCCGACGAGCCCCATGCGCGCCACCTCCATGACGCCCTCCCGGCCCTCGCTATGCGGTCCTGGCATCAGCAGGAGACCGTCCGCCACAGGAGTAGTAGGAGgagcaccactagcaagagcgAGAGGCGCGTAGATGGAGGAGCTGCTGGTGGTGGTTGTCTACTGCGCGCTCATAGCCATCGGTGCCGTCGTGTCCCCTGCCAACCCGGCGCTCACCGCCGCCGAGGTCTCGCGCAGTCCGGCGTGCTCGTGCTTAGCAGGACGCCAGAGGACAATAAATGAACCTCCACCTGCCACAATAAATTGGCTGCACAGTTGGACTCCACATGTGCTTCCACCGTGTGCAATTAGGCTTTAATTGCCAACGACTGGTACACGTCAGATACTGGAGCACGAATCAATAGGCAAGATCTAACGAACCAAGATAGGGTGGGTACCTGCCGCGGGTACTACTAAAACATTTACCGATGCCCAGCTTACTATTATTGTTAGTGGTGATACCACCACCAGTCCTATTGTCTTGAACTACGGGAGCTACAAACCAGCACATCTCCTTGACCTCCTCCGGCACTGTCAATCAGGATCAAGTagtaaaagaagaagaatcaGCTGGGGCCTCCCTGCAGAGTCTCTGCCAGAATATAGCAGCGCCATAGATCTTGCCGAAATGGGTATCCAGCTGAAGACCAATAGGACAGCCAAGTTCAGGGACACGCGCTTGGCGAGAGGCTTCTTGTTCAGCAACCTCTTCCTAGCGCCATTGGTCATGGACGACCTCAACGCATGCTGGCTTGTCAACATGCTGGCGTTTGAGATCGCCGCAGGCACTCGGTATACTAACACATCGTATGTCACATCGTATGTGCTGCTCATCGCCATGCTGATGGATCGTGAGGAAGACGTGCACGAGCTACGAGTGAAGCGGATCTTGCATGGAGACTTCAGCGACCAGCGGACGCTTAGCTTCTTGAAGGACCTTTTAGATCTCTTCGACTACTGGACTGAGGAGCACTCCGACTTCATGGCAGATCTTCAGGACTACAGGCGCAAGAGGTGGATGTGGATCTCACTGCACAAGTTCATATACAACAACCTGAAATCCATTGTCACGGTGTTCTCTATAATTAGTGTCCTTGTAGGCATCTTCAAAACActcttctctatctctatgaaGCAACACTAGCTAGCAGATTCATGTGTTATTGTTTGTTGTGCTATCAGTCTAACAATTAAGTCGGGTATTAATTCAATTCCTATATGTAATTGTGCAATTGTATTTTTGAAGTCGAACTGGTGTTGGTTTTACATTTCTCATCACATGTATTATATGAAAATACAACTCTATAAGGCATTATATGTTATTATTATTTGTTTTACAACTCTCTTTGTAATTTGTATCTGTCATATCACTCATAGAATCGGCGCTCTCTCCCAGGCGTTTAAGACTCCCCTGTTGCTGTACGGGCGACCCGTTGCGTTCGTCGGCACGCTTGGACACGGTGTGTTCCCTGTTGCATTGATGTCTCTAATGAAAAGAGAGCACTATCTCATACTTTCATACAGATGTTCCACCAGAACAAGCTCCGGGATATTTTGGACAGTGAAATAGTACAGGATGAAATAATGATAGTACTTCAGAAACTAGCTGAACTTGCCATGCACTACCTAAGCCCAAAAGGAGATGAGAGGCCAACAATGAAGGAAGTTGCAGAGCAACTACAAACGTTGAGAAGGCTCGATGTTATTAAAAAGGGTCATCAGCATATCCCCTTCAAATGAAACGGAAGACCAGAGCTTGGAGACAACCAAACTGGTTTTGGAGGTGGTTGTCAGCGGCGGAACCAGAGAAAAAACTAAGGGGCGACCAAGGTGAAGGTAAGGCATGGAGACAATAACTTCAAAAACTCCACTTTGAAATAACAATTACAACCATGACTGAAGCAagaatatttttaaaaaattcagaccataggggggggggggcttggcccctgctagcccccctaGTTCCGCCGGTGGTTGTTGTGGCTTCTTTGTGGGCCAGCAATACCGCCAACCGCTTGGCCCCTGCTAGCCTCCCTAGATCCACTAGTGGTTGTTGTGGACTCTTTTGTGGGCCGGCAATACCGCCAACCGCGGTGCTAGAGGAGCCCAAATCGTGGCTATGTCCAGACAGGCAAGTAGCTGCACAGCTGGAGGTTGTGGGAAGGAAAATATGATCTTAGGAGAGATAATAGGAGATTGGTTATTTTCTAAAAGTGCACCTATCGTATATAGGACACTCTGAAAGTTTGTAAA from Sorghum bicolor cultivar BTx623 chromosome 8, Sorghum_bicolor_NCBIv3, whole genome shotgun sequence encodes:
- the LOC8084409 gene encoding uncharacterized protein LOC8084409; this encodes MAAAWDSATPVTADQTTVNITTDHVGDEAADASSGTIIDKVQEELKRAADKVEAEFSKNEAKMHRYPPSFRGLMSKDDRYFVPRCVAIGPYHHRAAAYLHQAEEMKRAAAYYFICERQSSGHSAEVIYARILSVAGDARSCYDDDAVLAGIIPQADFATMMFQDACFLLQYIMHANGVASQLPESLRRWFVANEDSIQRDIFLLENQVPWLVLDTLMSFMPAQHVDLGKFVSDVASRFNADMVQPAACTHPDRTARTEK